From the Desulfosarcina sp. BuS5 genome, one window contains:
- a CDS encoding tetratricopeptide repeat protein: MAKKRISRARKKKLKEPDEFIAFSAKILNFVAENKNQVLLISVAFLIIISMFVGIRVYFIKSEKRAFTLMAKSMAEYRAALKENKNNSKLQQVDDNLNGILDKYSVMHAKKFAKVHLANIYFQNRDFDKAIELYADAIKDFSDDPLINNLMLNSLACSCEEKNNYKSAVSYFEMIVSGNDVFMKDEALFNLGRLYAAMGEPDKSRNAFASIRDNYPDSLYIGLVKAKGL, translated from the coding sequence ATGGCAAAAAAACGAATATCGCGGGCAAGAAAAAAAAAGTTGAAAGAACCTGATGAGTTTATTGCATTTTCTGCAAAAATATTGAACTTTGTTGCTGAAAACAAGAATCAGGTACTATTAATTTCTGTAGCTTTTCTGATTATAATAAGTATGTTTGTGGGTATAAGGGTATATTTCATTAAATCCGAAAAAAGAGCTTTTACATTGATGGCTAAATCGATGGCTGAATATCGGGCTGCCCTGAAAGAGAATAAAAACAATTCAAAATTGCAGCAAGTTGATGATAATTTAAACGGAATACTGGATAAGTATTCAGTAATGCATGCCAAAAAATTTGCAAAAGTTCACTTGGCGAATATATATTTTCAAAATAGAGATTTTGACAAGGCTATTGAACTATATGCCGATGCGATTAAGGATTTTAGTGATGATCCTTTAATAAATAATTTAATGCTAAACAGCTTGGCCTGCTCATGTGAAGAGAAAAATAATTACAAATCAGCGGTTTCATATTTTGAAATGATAGTATCCGGGAATGATGTATTTATGAAGGATGAGGCTTTGTTCAACCTGGGCCGCCTCTATGCGGCGATGGGTGAGCCTGATAAGAGTAGAAACGCATTTGCGAGTATAAGGGATAACTATCCAGATTCTTTGTATATTGGGCTTGTCAAGGCAAAGGGATTGTAA
- a CDS encoding 1-acyl-sn-glycerol-3-phosphate acyltransferase: MAKQQISNHRTIRQKIRQWIDSTLGNTHNHYICLMPERTGSFSSLVLKLFFSGIKIDEDQYSVLRKIPENAIVVYVNQYRSYFEYLFYYTRYKQAGVRFPAIGFGYKVIIWQPVKRLFKIILAFTDYLLHEKVFPNPYESGYIKDELVNGRSALLSLVEKKGFYKRFVKAKYDPVHYLIEMQSSINRPIYLVPQLIFFSKKPPKSHPTFLDILFGTKEKPGKIRRLAAMLNNKNRPFVEISEPVNLNSFIKLTENKELSIDQRAILLRRQLMRQINRHRHSITGPVQKSKQEIKENILTGERLQGFMKQYAAKHKQKIWDVHKQADSHIEEIAARYNSNLVGLFAIVVRWILRFMFDGVTVNYEMLARIKAASQKGPLIFIPCHKSHIDYLILSYIMLKKNMPGPHIAAGKNLSFWPLGPLFRIGGAFFIRRSFKGAVLYSKIFTEYIYKLLEEGFNLELFIEGGRSRTGKLLRPQLGLLSIIINACKNGACKDLNLVPVYIGYDRVLEESAYINEIEGGSKEDENIKQVIKARRFLKKRYGKIYIKFSEAVTLKEFVNENDMPLGTMTSKEQNALCRKIGTWLLHSIDKVTVVTPHALVASAILNCTKNLFSYDHLLSIVDTYIRYLSLQEATLADTLLLDQTHVIDQVVDSYMQRKFIETVSKGEKTLSAESQFKVNENKRSAMEYYKNNCIAFFIPAAFTALAILEKDAFQFSSVDLHSGYKFFQEFFKNEFTPDPLKTPENHVRKNIKAFIDDAILMPHPTLADTYNITSSGLRKLKLYSGFLKAYFESYWVVLAYFNRYPNNSVKAKDRLKKIQSLGNRMYKKKEIKLHEAVSRVNFQNASDYFIQHGIRGSDDQEKIDFYSEKIQNYMNYLS; this comes from the coding sequence ATGGCGAAACAGCAAATATCAAACCACAGAACAATCAGACAAAAAATCAGGCAATGGATTGACTCTACCCTTGGAAATACCCATAATCACTATATATGCTTAATGCCCGAGCGAACAGGTTCTTTCTCTTCCCTGGTTCTTAAGCTTTTTTTTTCAGGTATAAAAATAGATGAGGATCAATATTCAGTCCTTCGGAAAATTCCTGAAAATGCTATTGTCGTTTATGTAAATCAATATAGAAGTTATTTTGAGTATCTTTTTTATTACACACGATATAAACAGGCAGGCGTCAGGTTTCCGGCAATAGGTTTTGGTTATAAAGTTATAATCTGGCAGCCGGTTAAGAGATTGTTTAAAATAATTCTGGCTTTTACAGATTATCTGCTTCACGAAAAAGTCTTTCCGAATCCTTATGAAAGTGGGTACATTAAAGATGAACTTGTCAACGGCAGATCAGCCCTGCTGTCTCTTGTGGAAAAAAAAGGTTTTTACAAAAGGTTCGTTAAGGCAAAATATGATCCTGTTCATTATCTGATAGAGATGCAGTCATCTATAAACAGACCGATCTATTTAGTCCCGCAACTTATTTTTTTCAGTAAAAAACCACCCAAATCACATCCGACATTTTTGGACATACTCTTTGGGACCAAAGAGAAACCAGGAAAAATTAGGCGATTAGCGGCCATGTTAAACAACAAGAACAGGCCGTTTGTAGAAATATCCGAGCCCGTCAATTTAAACTCATTTATAAAGCTTACTGAAAACAAGGAGTTGAGTATAGATCAAAGGGCGATTCTATTGAGGCGGCAGCTTATGCGCCAAATAAATCGTCATCGCCATAGTATAACGGGCCCTGTGCAAAAGTCGAAACAGGAAATTAAGGAGAATATCCTGACGGGTGAAAGACTGCAGGGGTTCATGAAACAATATGCAGCAAAGCATAAACAGAAAATTTGGGATGTGCATAAACAGGCTGATTCGCATATTGAGGAGATTGCGGCAAGATACAATTCAAACCTGGTGGGTTTATTTGCCATAGTTGTAAGGTGGATACTTAGATTCATGTTCGATGGCGTTACAGTCAATTATGAAATGCTGGCCAGGATTAAGGCTGCTTCTCAAAAGGGTCCGCTTATTTTTATTCCCTGCCATAAGAGTCATATAGACTACCTTATATTATCCTATATCATGCTGAAGAAAAATATGCCGGGCCCTCACATTGCCGCCGGCAAGAATCTTTCTTTTTGGCCCTTAGGGCCGTTATTCAGAATAGGAGGGGCATTTTTTATAAGGCGCAGCTTCAAAGGGGCTGTACTCTATTCTAAAATTTTCACAGAATATATATATAAGCTGCTTGAAGAAGGTTTTAATCTCGAGCTTTTTATAGAGGGGGGCAGAAGCCGCACCGGAAAACTGCTCAGGCCACAGCTCGGACTCCTGTCAATTATAATTAATGCCTGCAAAAACGGAGCATGTAAGGATCTGAATTTAGTGCCTGTTTATATAGGTTATGACAGGGTGCTTGAGGAAAGTGCTTATATTAATGAAATTGAAGGCGGATCAAAGGAAGATGAGAACATTAAGCAGGTTATAAAAGCAAGAAGATTTCTGAAAAAAAGGTACGGGAAAATATATATTAAATTTAGCGAAGCCGTCACCCTAAAGGAATTTGTCAATGAAAACGACATGCCTCTTGGGACGATGACTTCTAAAGAACAGAACGCGCTCTGTCGAAAAATCGGTACATGGTTATTACATTCCATAGATAAGGTTACTGTTGTTACTCCCCATGCACTTGTGGCATCCGCCATACTTAACTGTACAAAAAATCTTTTTTCTTATGATCACCTGCTATCGATTGTAGATACATATATCAGGTACCTCTCTCTCCAGGAAGCGACACTTGCAGATACCCTGTTGCTTGATCAGACTCATGTCATTGATCAGGTTGTAGATTCATATATGCAAAGAAAATTTATCGAAACAGTATCAAAGGGGGAAAAGACTCTATCCGCAGAATCTCAATTTAAAGTTAATGAAAATAAAAGATCTGCTATGGAATATTATAAAAACAATTGTATTGCTTTTTTTATTCCGGCCGCATTTACAGCCCTGGCAATACTTGAAAAAGATGCATTCCAATTCTCATCAGTCGATCTTCACTCCGGCTACAAATTCTTCCAGGAATTTTTCAAGAATGAATTTACACCTGATCCCTTAAAAACACCGGAAAACCATGTACGAAAAAATATTAAAGCTTTTATCGATGACGCTATATTAATGCCGCATCCCACTCTTGCCGACACATATAATATTACTTCTTCAGGTTTAAGGAAGTTAAAATTATATTCCGGATTTCTAAAGGCTTATTTTGAGTCATACTGGGTAGTCTTAGCTTACTTTAATCGTTATCCCAACAACTCTGTTAAAGCTAAAGATCGCTTAAAAAAAATACAGTCATTAGGCAACCGCATGTACAAAAAAAAAGAAATCAAATTACATGAAGCGGTCTCAAGAGTTAATTTTCAAAACGCATCCGATTATTTTATTCAGCATGGTATAAGGGGCTCGGATGATCAGGAGAAAATAGATTTTTATTCCGAAAAAATTCAAAATTATATGAACTATTTGTCTTGA
- a CDS encoding AIR synthase-related protein, with product MPHRLEITLKDDLFDAEGDGVRRKAEDYFGLSLESVKIINIVTIDAEFTVDQCIRIKEEIFTNPVTQNSSFTPLAADFDWIIWVGYRPGVRDNPGSTAVEAIEDLLGFKFAKDEAVYTSKEYCLKGRGLHREDMDLIAGELLANDIIEQWKIFSKNEWNSAKGTGFIIPKVMLDHNPSVTSITVESDSKLAKISKERGLALNSNDIPVIREYFLNDKVKKGRALVGLSDPTDIELEYISQARSDHCNHNTFRGLFHYTDLSTGRAETFDNLFKTCIETPTLSLKEEKNWVVSVLWDNAGAGCFDNDHYYVITGETHNSPSNMEAYGGAITGIVGVYRDPLGTGKGSKLVMGSYGFCTGMQDYAGDLAPHLHPRRLLDGIVEGVRDGGNKSGIPTTFGQVCFHPGYMGKSLVFVTCVGIMPALVNGSPAETKKTSPGDLIVMCGGRVGKDGIHGVTASSEVFSENTPAGHVQIGDPYTQKKMHDFILEARDEGLITFITDNGGGGLSSSIGESARFSNGCEVNLEKVPLKYEGLDQWEIWISESQERMTVAVKPEHLENFMAISSKHAVESTVIGRYTDTGKLHILYKDETCAFIDIDFLASGFPQWEFDAKWATPGQRGLFEPVFNEPDDYDSLLLDILARPNICSKEWITRQYDHEVQGTSVVKPLAGVARDVNNDAVVIRPVLESEKGLLFSQAFLPFYSAIDAYHMTSCTIDEAVRRLIAVGADFEHIGGVDNFCWPDIQFHPEKNPDSEFKAAQLVRSCRALRDICMAYGIPLLSGKDSMYVDGYLAGRYGDTHKVSALETLQFSAISVMDNITKAVTMDSKISGDLVYIVGLTQNELGGSEYYDCFGYTGLNLPEVFPEKFSAIYKLLSLAIQKELIASAHGIYRGGLGVHLAMKAFAGNLGMDLDLGLVPAEKNLRDDYILFSESAGRFIITIDPEKRSEVDKIFKGTDCVCIGKVTGENGSLVIRGIRGDTIISVPVKRLKDSWKKPFLDRM from the coding sequence AGATGATCTCTTTGATGCCGAAGGCGATGGAGTGCGGCGCAAAGCCGAAGACTATTTTGGACTTTCCCTGGAATCGGTTAAAATCATCAATATCGTTACGATTGATGCTGAATTTACAGTGGATCAATGTATCAGGATAAAAGAGGAAATATTTACAAATCCTGTTACACAAAATTCCTCATTTACTCCTCTTGCCGCTGACTTTGACTGGATTATATGGGTCGGCTACAGGCCTGGTGTCCGGGATAACCCCGGCAGCACGGCGGTTGAAGCAATCGAAGACCTCCTGGGTTTTAAATTTGCAAAAGATGAAGCTGTATATACTTCAAAAGAATACTGTTTAAAAGGCCGGGGACTCCACAGGGAGGACATGGACTTGATAGCAGGTGAACTTCTTGCCAATGATATAATTGAGCAATGGAAAATATTTTCAAAGAATGAATGGAATTCGGCAAAAGGGACAGGTTTTATCATACCCAAGGTAATGCTTGATCATAATCCTTCCGTTACATCTATAACAGTGGAAAGCGATTCAAAGCTTGCGAAAATAAGCAAAGAACGCGGCCTGGCGCTTAATTCCAATGATATACCTGTGATAAGAGAATATTTCTTAAATGATAAGGTTAAAAAGGGACGTGCCCTGGTAGGGCTGTCTGATCCTACAGACATAGAACTGGAATATATATCACAGGCCAGAAGCGATCATTGCAACCATAATACATTCAGAGGACTTTTTCATTATACTGATCTTTCAACAGGAAGGGCCGAGACCTTTGATAATCTCTTTAAGACATGTATAGAGACGCCCACATTATCTCTTAAGGAAGAGAAAAACTGGGTTGTATCTGTTCTGTGGGATAATGCCGGAGCAGGGTGTTTCGATAATGATCACTATTATGTAATTACAGGCGAAACTCACAATTCACCTTCCAACATGGAAGCGTACGGCGGGGCCATAACCGGCATAGTCGGGGTCTACCGCGACCCCCTCGGCACCGGCAAGGGCTCGAAACTTGTTATGGGCAGCTACGGTTTTTGCACCGGAATGCAGGATTATGCAGGCGATCTTGCTCCGCATCTGCATCCTAGGCGTCTTCTGGACGGCATTGTGGAGGGCGTTCGTGATGGCGGGAACAAGAGCGGGATTCCCACAACATTCGGCCAGGTTTGCTTTCATCCCGGCTATATGGGAAAATCTCTCGTATTTGTTACCTGTGTGGGCATAATGCCTGCGCTTGTTAATGGCAGCCCGGCGGAGACAAAAAAGACCTCTCCCGGAGATTTGATAGTAATGTGCGGTGGAAGAGTAGGCAAAGATGGAATCCATGGTGTCACGGCATCTTCCGAGGTCTTTTCTGAAAATACTCCTGCCGGTCATGTTCAGATTGGTGATCCCTATACCCAGAAAAAAATGCATGACTTTATCCTGGAAGCCCGTGATGAAGGGCTTATAACCTTTATTACCGATAACGGCGGCGGCGGGCTTTCATCTTCCATAGGAGAATCCGCGCGTTTTTCAAATGGCTGCGAAGTTAATCTGGAGAAGGTTCCTTTAAAATACGAAGGCCTTGATCAGTGGGAAATATGGATTTCCGAATCACAGGAACGTATGACAGTAGCTGTAAAACCGGAACATTTAGAAAATTTTATGGCCATTTCATCAAAGCATGCTGTGGAGAGCACTGTTATAGGCCGCTATACTGATACCGGCAAACTTCATATCTTATATAAAGACGAAACATGCGCTTTTATTGATATTGATTTTTTGGCTTCCGGTTTCCCCCAGTGGGAATTTGACGCAAAATGGGCGACACCCGGCCAACGCGGACTGTTTGAACCAGTATTCAATGAACCGGATGACTACGACTCGCTTCTTTTGGATATTCTTGCCCGGCCGAATATATGTTCCAAAGAATGGATAACCAGGCAGTATGATCATGAAGTTCAGGGCACCAGTGTTGTCAAGCCTCTTGCGGGCGTCGCGCGGGATGTTAACAATGACGCCGTAGTAATCAGACCTGTGCTGGAATCCGAAAAGGGGCTCCTGTTTTCCCAGGCGTTTCTTCCATTTTATTCCGCCATAGATGCTTATCATATGACTTCATGTACTATTGATGAAGCAGTTCGCAGGCTCATAGCAGTTGGGGCGGATTTTGAACATATCGGAGGAGTTGACAACTTTTGCTGGCCTGATATTCAGTTTCATCCTGAAAAAAATCCCGACAGTGAATTCAAGGCGGCTCAGCTTGTACGTTCCTGCAGGGCGTTGCGTGATATCTGCATGGCATATGGGATCCCTTTGCTTTCAGGCAAGGACAGTATGTATGTGGACGGTTATCTTGCCGGCAGATACGGTGATACCCATAAAGTTTCAGCGCTGGAAACACTCCAGTTCTCCGCCATAAGTGTTATGGATAATATAACCAAAGCAGTTACCATGGATAGCAAAATTTCCGGGGATCTCGTCTATATTGTCGGGCTTACACAAAACGAACTCGGAGGTTCCGAGTATTATGACTGTTTCGGATATACAGGGCTGAATCTGCCTGAAGTTTTTCCTGAAAAATTTTCCGCTATTTATAAATTATTATCCCTTGCCATTCAAAAAGAATTGATCGCTTCAGCTCATGGTATTTACCGGGGTGGTCTGGGTGTGCATCTTGCCATGAAGGCCTTTGCAGGCAACCTTGGCATGGATTTGGATTTGGGGCTTGTGCCTGCTGAAAAAAATCTCCGCGATGATTATATCCTTTTTTCAGAATCGGCCGGGCGCTTTATAATAACCATTGATCCTGAAAAAAGAAGTGAGGTTGATAAAATATTTAAAGGAACGGATTGTGTCTGTATAGGCAAAGTGACCGGAGAAAACGGCAGCCTGGTTATCAGGGGAATCAGGGGTGATACGATTATTTCAGTTCCGGTAAAAAGGCTGAAAGATTCCTGGAAAAAGCCTTTTCTCGACAGGATGTAA
- a CDS encoding metallophosphoesterase family protein yields MNRIFAIGDIHGCYDKLQALMGKVPIDFEHDRLVFLGDYIDRGPNSFKVVEYLINLKKEYSNTVFLKGNHEEMLELYLKGMEIMNFVRNGGHNTLESYSLHSGENDADLIPHSHLDFFQSLLLFYETENYIFVHAGLQKGVPLEKQKTDDLLWIRNGFIRTRYKFGKRVIFGHTYFKEPLIQPNKIGIDTGAVYGNKLTCIELPDMKFYQV; encoded by the coding sequence ATGAACAGAATTTTTGCCATAGGAGACATACATGGATGCTATGATAAACTCCAGGCGCTTATGGGCAAGGTTCCAATAGACTTTGAACATGACAGGCTTGTCTTTCTGGGAGACTATATCGACCGCGGGCCGAATTCATTCAAAGTTGTCGAATACCTTATAAATTTAAAAAAAGAATACAGCAATACAGTCTTTTTAAAAGGTAATCATGAGGAGATGCTGGAACTATATCTCAAAGGTATGGAAATAATGAATTTTGTTAGGAACGGCGGTCACAATACGCTGGAAAGTTACTCGCTACATTCCGGGGAGAACGATGCAGACTTGATACCCCACAGCCATCTCGATTTTTTTCAATCGCTTCTTCTTTTTTATGAAACAGAAAATTATATATTTGTACATGCCGGTTTACAAAAAGGCGTTCCCCTTGAAAAGCAAAAAACTGACGACCTGCTTTGGATACGCAACGGTTTTATCCGTACAAGGTACAAGTTCGGAAAGCGGGTTATTTTCGGGCACACATATTTTAAGGAACCTTTAATACAGCCAAACAAAATCGGAATTGATACCGGAGCTGTTTACGGCAACAAGCTTACGTGTATCGAGCTGCCTGATATGAAATTTTATCAGGTGTAA
- a CDS encoding adenosine kinase: MTDNRGVIAGIGAALMDLLLQESEDFLKKAEIQKGGMKLVENDVIDQVLQNTPVQPVLVPGGSACNTVIGVSKLGGQARFIGKCGEDEYGSIFEDDLKKNQVEPLLFKSSSPTGRVLSIITPDAQRSLLTFLGASSETEPDDISVACFKDATIVHLEGYLIFNGDLMMTALKHAKKVGALISLDLASFTVVEEFHDMFERIVHDFVDIIIANEDEARAFTGYADEHKAIKALAEKAGTAVLKVGKRGSYIAGTGNIIKIESVGSGGAIDTTGAGDLWASGFLFGLLNEYPLEKCGKLASACGYEVCQVMGADIPEKGWQRIKGILE, translated from the coding sequence ATGACAGATAATAGAGGTGTTATTGCGGGAATTGGCGCCGCGTTGATGGATCTGCTTTTACAGGAAAGCGAAGATTTTTTGAAAAAGGCAGAGATTCAAAAAGGCGGGATGAAACTTGTGGAGAATGATGTTATAGATCAAGTTCTGCAGAACACACCCGTGCAGCCGGTTTTAGTTCCAGGTGGATCAGCCTGCAATACTGTTATAGGCGTAAGCAAACTTGGCGGTCAGGCCCGCTTTATCGGAAAATGCGGTGAGGATGAATACGGCAGTATTTTTGAGGATGATTTGAAAAAAAATCAAGTCGAGCCGCTGCTTTTCAAGTCGTCATCACCAACAGGACGGGTGCTTTCAATTATTACACCCGATGCACAGCGTTCACTCTTAACCTTCCTGGGTGCATCTTCAGAAACAGAACCGGATGATATAAGCGTTGCATGCTTTAAGGATGCGACCATAGTACATCTTGAGGGATATTTGATATTTAATGGCGATTTAATGATGACGGCATTAAAGCATGCTAAAAAGGTCGGTGCGCTTATATCACTCGATCTTGCAAGTTTTACCGTGGTTGAAGAATTTCATGATATGTTTGAACGGATTGTGCATGATTTTGTTGATATTATTATTGCCAATGAAGATGAAGCCCGGGCATTTACCGGCTATGCGGATGAGCATAAAGCTATTAAAGCTCTTGCTGAAAAAGCCGGGACTGCTGTATTAAAGGTTGGAAAACGGGGCAGTTACATTGCCGGAACAGGTAATATAATAAAGATTGAGTCTGTGGGGTCAGGTGGGGCTATTGATACAACCGGAGCAGGAGATTTATGGGCATCAGGTTTTCTTTTTGGTTTATTAAATGAATATCCCCTTGAAAAATGCGGGAAACTGGCTTCTGCCTGCGGATATGAAGTCTGTCAGGTAATGGGGGCGGATATTCCTGAAAAAGGCTGGCAAAGGATTAAGGGAATACTGGAGTAA
- a CDS encoding exo-beta-N-acetylmuramidase NamZ family protein — MLPDNPVVQTGLENLLNDPPKRIFGKRAGLLCNPASVDRHLRHARGLISSRLPVELTSLYSPQHGFCAEKQDNMIESDDTFDPVLDIPVFSLYGTTRIPTKEMFDHIDLLFVDLQDAGTRVYTFIYTISHCLEAAKKFSKSVILLDRPNPVCGNVMEGNCLKAENSSFVGRYPLPMRHGLTIGELVLLFNEHFSIGCDLEVIPMKGWERGMYFTDTGLAWIPPSPNLPTPVSAMVYPGQVLWEGTNISEGRGTTQPFELFGAPFIDTEKVLSFIGGNNLPGVHLRQVSFEPTSNKWMGFICNGFQIHVTNAELFQPYLTTLKLMQAVSCIHKDKFKWAEPPYEYDFDRLPIDLITGDSRIRYMIENCERIETIVDSWEDDLRQFDKISRIFHLY, encoded by the coding sequence ATGCTGCCGGATAACCCTGTTGTTCAAACCGGCCTTGAGAATTTGCTGAACGATCCGCCAAAACGGATATTCGGGAAGCGGGCAGGACTTTTGTGCAATCCTGCTTCCGTTGACAGACATTTGCGGCATGCCAGGGGATTGATATCAAGCAGGCTCCCAGTTGAATTGACTTCTCTCTATTCCCCACAGCACGGATTTTGTGCTGAAAAACAGGATAATATGATAGAGTCTGATGATACCTTTGATCCGGTTTTGGATATACCTGTTTTCAGCCTTTACGGCACAACACGAATTCCCACAAAAGAGATGTTTGACCATATTGATTTACTTTTTGTAGATCTGCAGGATGCGGGGACACGTGTTTATACATTTATATATACAATTTCCCATTGCCTTGAGGCGGCAAAAAAATTCAGCAAGTCTGTTATTCTGCTTGACCGGCCCAATCCTGTATGCGGCAATGTCATGGAAGGTAATTGCTTGAAAGCTGAGAACAGTTCATTTGTGGGGCGATATCCTCTGCCCATGCGCCATGGGTTGACCATAGGGGAGCTGGTGCTTCTATTCAACGAACATTTTAGTATAGGCTGTGATCTTGAGGTGATACCCATGAAAGGCTGGGAAAGAGGTATGTATTTTACAGATACAGGTCTTGCCTGGATCCCGCCTTCTCCCAATCTCCCTACTCCAGTATCGGCAATGGTTTATCCGGGTCAGGTTTTATGGGAAGGTACGAATATTTCTGAAGGTAGAGGCACAACTCAACCTTTTGAACTTTTTGGAGCGCCGTTTATCGACACAGAAAAAGTTCTTTCTTTTATTGGTGGAAACAATTTACCGGGAGTACACCTCAGACAAGTTTCCTTTGAACCGACTTCGAATAAATGGATGGGGTTTATATGCAATGGATTTCAAATTCATGTAACCAATGCTGAATTATTTCAGCCCTATTTGACAACATTAAAGCTGATGCAGGCGGTTTCTTGTATTCACAAGGATAAGTTTAAATGGGCGGAACCTCCTTATGAGTATGATTTTGACAGACTTCCCATAGATCTTATAACAGGTGACAGCAGGATTAGATATATGATTGAGAATTGTGAAAGAATTGAGACGATAGTAGATTCATGGGAAGATGATCTCAGACAATTTGATAAAATCAGCCGCATTTTTCATTTATATTAA
- a CDS encoding sugar phosphate nucleotidyltransferase, which translates to MKAMILAAGFGTRLRPFTENIPKPLFTISQNPLLDITIRNLQKAGCEAIIVNTHHLHETIESYILSQNYFIPVYTRHESSILGTGGAIKNVEDFWDSGPFMVINSSGSPYKTMQVIKKCL; encoded by the coding sequence ATGAAAGCTATGATCCTGGCCGCCGGCTTCGGTACACGTCTGCGCCCTTTTACTGAAAATATACCCAAACCCCTGTTTACAATTTCTCAAAACCCCCTGCTTGATATCACCATCCGCAATCTGCAAAAAGCAGGGTGCGAAGCGATAATAGTTAATACCCATCATCTGCATGAAACGATTGAATCTTACATATTATCACAGAATTACTTTATTCCTGTGTACACTCGGCATGAATCCTCCATTTTAGGCACCGGCGGCGCCATAAAGAATGTTGAGGATTTCTGGGACAGCGGCCCTTTTATGGTTATTAACAGTTCAGGTAGTCCCTACAAAACAATGCAGGTGATTAAAAAGTGTCTCTGA
- a CDS encoding SH3 domain-containing protein, protein MFHNAKILLVFQIILLMIVFFAFHPEDIFAERLAVTDSIANIRSGPGTNNVIIWKVEKDHPLEIIEKKGNWYHFRDFEKDEGWIHKSLVGKVKTVITKKDNCNIRTGPGTKYKIIFTVEKGIPFRLLKRQGEWIKIRHADGDQGWIYNGLVW, encoded by the coding sequence ATGTTTCATAACGCTAAAATACTGCTGGTTTTTCAAATTATCTTATTAATGATTGTTTTTTTTGCCTTCCACCCGGAAGATATATTTGCCGAACGTCTGGCGGTTACTGATTCCATTGCCAATATACGGTCCGGTCCTGGTACAAACAATGTAATCATTTGGAAAGTTGAAAAGGATCATCCACTTGAAATTATAGAAAAAAAAGGTAACTGGTACCATTTTAGGGATTTCGAGAAAGATGAAGGCTGGATTCATAAATCCCTTGTGGGGAAAGTAAAAACCGTTATTACAAAAAAAGATAATTGCAATATCAGAACCGGTCCTGGCACCAAGTATAAAATTATTTTCACCGTTGAAAAGGGGATTCCTTTCAGACTCTTGAAACGCCAGGGAGAGTGGATTAAGATCAGGCATGCTGATGGAGATCAGGGCTGGATATATAATGGACTCGTATGGTGA
- a CDS encoding ribonuclease HI, whose product MAKNELSWKRMAFKGNKVWQAFEENGDPLVKNDKFLIKYQTDQDYEYWVNKKSLLPLSELKKGEYKKSGKSKKTGSKREYEDYDAAELDNAICLYTDGASSGNPGPSGIGVLLRFKEHEKEISKYIGNATNNIAELKAIEAGLSVLKKKDLSVIVFTDSSYALGVLVSGWKAKKNVQLVEKIQKKISEFKNIKFIKVQGHSGMAENERADYLATSAIKKGLDQNVHFP is encoded by the coding sequence TTGGCAAAAAATGAATTATCCTGGAAAAGGATGGCTTTCAAAGGGAACAAGGTTTGGCAGGCTTTTGAAGAAAATGGAGACCCTTTAGTCAAAAACGATAAATTTTTAATCAAGTACCAAACTGATCAGGATTATGAGTACTGGGTTAACAAAAAGAGTTTACTCCCTTTGAGCGAATTAAAAAAAGGTGAGTATAAAAAATCAGGGAAAAGCAAAAAGACCGGTTCAAAAAGAGAATATGAAGATTATGATGCTGCTGAATTAGATAATGCAATTTGCCTTTATACCGACGGGGCGTCTTCAGGAAATCCGGGGCCGTCGGGGATAGGAGTTTTGTTGCGTTTTAAAGAACATGAAAAGGAGATTTCAAAATATATTGGAAATGCGACTAACAACATTGCCGAACTTAAAGCGATTGAGGCCGGACTGTCAGTTTTAAAAAAAAAAGACCTTTCGGTGATAGTCTTTACTGACAGCAGCTATGCCCTTGGCGTTCTTGTCAGCGGCTGGAAAGCAAAAAAGAACGTGCAACTGGTTGAAAAAATACAAAAAAAAATTTCTGAATTCAAAAATATTAAATTTATCAAAGTGCAAGGTCATTCCGGTATGGCCGAAAATGAAAGGGCTGATTATCTTGCAACTTCAGCAATAAAAAAGGGATTGGATCAAAACGTGCATTTTCCATAA